One region of Mycolicibacterium lutetiense genomic DNA includes:
- a CDS encoding MBL fold metallo-hydrolase, translated as MSVDNIAQAGSPVDELVPSRYAVQVGDIDVLVISDGVLPITASTLATNVEPTELAGWLGDNFLPPEVVDWPLNIVVVRSGAQTILVDAGLGLEFPDFPRAGQTVQRLEAAGVDLGSVTDVVLTHMHMDHVGGLITEGVKERLRPDLRVHAAAAEAEFWESPDFSRTVMPQPIPDVLRRVASQFLDDYRGQLRTFETEYEVAPGVLISRTGGHTPGHSVVRLASGGEKLTFAGDAVFAPGFDNPEWQNGFEHDPEEAARVRVELLRELAATGESLVATHLPFPSVCHVATAGDVFRCVPAGWDY; from the coding sequence ATGAGCGTGGACAACATCGCACAGGCCGGAAGTCCGGTCGACGAGTTGGTTCCGTCGCGCTATGCAGTGCAGGTCGGCGACATCGACGTTCTGGTGATCAGCGACGGCGTGCTGCCGATAACCGCCTCGACGTTGGCCACCAACGTCGAGCCGACCGAACTGGCAGGCTGGCTGGGCGACAATTTCCTGCCGCCCGAGGTAGTCGACTGGCCGCTGAACATCGTGGTGGTCCGTAGCGGCGCTCAGACCATCCTCGTCGATGCCGGGCTGGGACTGGAGTTCCCGGACTTTCCCCGGGCCGGTCAAACGGTCCAGCGACTCGAAGCCGCTGGTGTCGATCTCGGTTCCGTGACCGATGTGGTGCTCACTCACATGCACATGGACCATGTGGGTGGCCTGATCACCGAAGGGGTGAAGGAACGACTGCGACCGGACCTGCGGGTCCACGCGGCGGCGGCCGAAGCTGAGTTCTGGGAGTCGCCCGATTTCTCCCGCACCGTCATGCCGCAGCCGATACCGGATGTCCTTCGGAGGGTCGCCTCGCAGTTCTTGGACGACTACCGAGGCCAGCTACGGACGTTTGAGACGGAATATGAGGTCGCGCCGGGCGTACTCATCAGCCGTACCGGCGGCCACACCCCCGGGCACAGCGTGGTCCGTCTGGCGTCTGGCGGCGAGAAGCTGACCTTCGCCGGCGACGCCGTGTTCGCACCCGGATTCGATAACCCCGAGTGGCAGAACGGATTCGAACACGACCCCGAGGAAGCGGCCCGCGTCCGCGTCGAGCTTCTACGCGAGCTGGCAGCGACGGGAGAATCGCTGGTGGCCACCCACCTGCCGTTCCCGTCCGTCTGCCACGTGGCGACCGCCGGCGACGTCTTCCGGTGTGTACCTGCCGGCTGGGATTACTGA
- a CDS encoding mycothiol transferase, which produces MASRFDLDATIDIPAEGTVSMRWTLLAMIEEFARHAGHGDILREQIDEPHSG; this is translated from the coding sequence ATCGCCTCGCGCTTCGACCTCGACGCCACGATAGACATCCCTGCCGAGGGAACCGTGAGCATGCGGTGGACCCTGCTCGCCATGATCGAAGAGTTCGCGAGGCATGCCGGGCACGGCGACATCCTTCGCGAACAAATCGATGAGCCCCACTCTGGATAG
- a CDS encoding alpha/beta hydrolase family protein, protein MHFSSETSSNGVIERTFTLDDITGVLWSPETSSGGAPVILAGHPGGLDKKAPGHVARAHSSVLTDGFHVVSIDAPGHGDRPRSPADVRLVTAFQQARAEGSPSFGRRLAEYCHSVAERAVPEWQATINAVQALPEIDARAPIGYSGMTLASAIGIPLAAAEPRITAALFGGVVAHDALLEAAKQVTIPVEFLLPWDDREIPRGFGLELFGAFASEDKVLHAFPGRHHPVPTDRIDTRFFPRHLGRSSTTVAG, encoded by the coding sequence ATGCATTTCAGCTCTGAGACATCGTCGAACGGTGTCATCGAACGCACCTTCACCCTGGACGACATCACCGGTGTGCTCTGGTCACCGGAGACCAGCTCCGGCGGCGCGCCCGTGATCCTGGCCGGTCACCCCGGCGGCCTGGACAAGAAGGCTCCAGGGCACGTAGCGCGGGCCCATTCCTCGGTGCTCACGGATGGTTTTCACGTCGTCTCGATTGATGCGCCCGGACATGGCGACCGGCCACGCAGCCCAGCCGATGTTCGCCTGGTCACCGCCTTCCAGCAGGCTCGGGCGGAAGGCAGCCCGTCGTTCGGTCGGCGCCTCGCTGAGTACTGCCACTCGGTGGCCGAACGCGCCGTTCCCGAATGGCAGGCGACGATCAATGCCGTACAAGCCCTGCCCGAGATCGACGCACGGGCGCCTATCGGCTACTCGGGCATGACGCTCGCGAGCGCGATCGGAATACCGCTGGCCGCGGCCGAGCCTCGGATCACTGCTGCGCTCTTCGGAGGGGTAGTCGCCCACGATGCGCTGCTCGAGGCAGCGAAGCAGGTAACCATCCCGGTCGAGTTCCTCCTCCCGTGGGACGACAGGGAGATCCCGCGCGGATTCGGTCTCGAGTTGTTCGGCGCCTTCGCCTCGGAAGACAAAGTGCTGCATGCCTTCCCGGGCCGGCATCACCCGGTGCCCACGGACCGGATCGACACTCGATTCTTCCCCCGGCATCTCGGACGCTCGTCGACCACAGTGGCGGGCTGA
- a CDS encoding GNAT family N-acetyltransferase: MWTTRVEQPQDVGRIHAVNAAAFPTALEANLVDALREDPTAWIDGLSIVSCDVNGEIVGYALLTRCTVDGHPALALGPCAVLPDLQRSGAGSAAIRAGLERARQLGENLVVVLGHADYYPRFGFGPASRLGITAPFDAPDGNFLSLTLDPEAAAPRGEIAYAKAFGV, translated from the coding sequence ATGTGGACTACCCGAGTTGAACAGCCGCAGGATGTCGGCCGCATCCACGCGGTGAACGCGGCCGCGTTCCCCACGGCGCTCGAAGCGAACCTCGTCGATGCGCTCCGAGAAGACCCGACCGCATGGATAGACGGACTGTCCATCGTCAGCTGCGACGTGAACGGTGAAATTGTGGGATATGCGTTGCTCACGCGATGCACCGTCGACGGTCATCCCGCCCTCGCACTCGGGCCCTGCGCGGTCCTGCCCGACCTCCAGCGAAGTGGGGCCGGGTCGGCAGCGATTCGCGCAGGGCTTGAGCGCGCGCGCCAACTGGGGGAGAACCTCGTTGTCGTGCTGGGGCACGCTGACTACTACCCGCGATTCGGGTTCGGCCCGGCATCGCGCCTCGGTATCACTGCGCCGTTTGACGCGCCGGACGGCAACTTCCTGAGCCTGACCCTGGATCCTGAAGCGGCGGCACCCCGCGGTGAGATTGCATATGCCAAAGCCTTCGGCGTCTGA
- a CDS encoding coiled-coil domain-containing protein — protein MTVDDDLNSLYGLRPEEFTARRNELAAAAKKRGDVLAAKVIAAAKRPTTAAWVVNLLVLTDATARSKLTSLHESLRAAHAAMDGQRIRELSTAQRLLVQGLARAGFAAAELPDPPAALRDDVTGTLQAAIADPEVTARLGRLSRAEEWSGFGDFGASSVVITRARSDSGSSPRATPPPPSLPSLPSPEEQSHEDAAAVEEARRRRDATASELGGARAAHDGALATLKEHRHKVATARRRYEKVLETLAAAQHDLEAADAQLDLAQQSADELQNRLRTAEEAAVQAESQLIRLTRE, from the coding sequence ATGACCGTCGACGACGACCTCAATTCGCTCTACGGCTTGCGGCCGGAGGAGTTCACCGCACGGCGCAATGAGCTCGCGGCAGCAGCAAAGAAGCGTGGTGATGTGTTGGCGGCCAAGGTGATCGCCGCGGCTAAACGGCCGACGACGGCTGCGTGGGTGGTGAACTTGCTCGTACTGACCGACGCGACAGCCCGCTCGAAATTGACGAGCTTGCACGAATCGCTGCGTGCCGCACATGCGGCCATGGACGGACAACGCATCCGCGAGCTGTCCACGGCGCAGCGGTTGCTTGTGCAGGGGCTGGCCCGTGCTGGATTCGCGGCCGCCGAATTGCCCGATCCGCCAGCGGCATTGCGCGACGACGTCACCGGCACACTCCAGGCGGCGATCGCCGATCCCGAGGTCACTGCGCGATTGGGAAGGCTGTCCCGAGCGGAAGAGTGGTCAGGATTCGGTGACTTCGGAGCGTCGTCCGTTGTGATCACGCGGGCCCGATCCGACTCTGGGTCCTCGCCGAGGGCCACCCCACCACCGCCGTCGCTTCCGTCGCTTCCGTCGCCAGAGGAGCAGTCACACGAGGACGCCGCCGCGGTCGAGGAGGCCCGGCGCCGCCGTGACGCCACCGCATCCGAACTGGGCGGGGCCCGCGCCGCACACGACGGCGCGCTCGCAACGTTGAAGGAACATCGGCACAAGGTCGCAACCGCACGCCGGCGCTACGAGAAAGTCCTCGAGACCCTCGCGGCCGCGCAGCACGACCTCGAGGCAGCGGATGCACAACTCGACCTCGCACAACAGTCCGCCGATGAGCTGCAGAACAGGTTACGAACCGCCGAAGAAGCTGCGGTGCAGGCAGAATCGCAGCTGATCCGCCTCACGCGCGAGTGA
- a CDS encoding maleylpyruvate isomerase family mycothiol-dependent enzyme, protein MTIAADVKAERAAVTQSLIELGPAAPTACGDWTALDLAAHLVGEERYGGVTTFIARSLVTRGVSVAGTPKMVDTALRRERRHGFAAVIDRLRRPMPRLLLHPVVAPLALFEYWTHHEDLIGFGTRAHAVPATLVAAIPLVLRYQLKKLPVGVRVTVGTSDGDHRWSVGPKSGPEVIVGGSPPDLVRWLSGRRAAGEITMAGPGPMVEELRAFGGRV, encoded by the coding sequence ATGACGATCGCAGCGGACGTCAAGGCCGAACGAGCGGCAGTCACCCAGTCGTTGATCGAGTTGGGTCCGGCGGCCCCTACCGCGTGCGGCGATTGGACCGCACTCGACCTTGCGGCCCACCTGGTCGGCGAAGAACGCTACGGCGGCGTGACGACCTTCATCGCTCGATCCCTGGTAACCCGCGGGGTTTCGGTCGCAGGCACACCGAAGATGGTGGACACAGCGCTTCGTCGGGAGCGACGCCACGGTTTTGCGGCAGTGATCGATCGGTTGCGTCGGCCCATGCCACGGCTGCTGCTACATCCGGTGGTGGCTCCGCTGGCCCTGTTCGAATACTGGACCCATCACGAGGATCTCATCGGTTTCGGCACACGAGCCCACGCGGTGCCGGCAACGCTCGTGGCGGCCATTCCCCTCGTGCTGCGCTATCAGCTCAAGAAGCTGCCCGTCGGCGTTCGGGTGACGGTCGGGACCAGCGACGGCGACCACCGGTGGTCGGTCGGCCCGAAGTCGGGGCCCGAAGTGATTGTCGGTGGCTCTCCCCCGGATCTGGTCCGATGGCTGTCGGGGCGGCGAGCAGCAGGCGAGATCACCATGGCCGGGCCCGGCCCAATGGTGGAGGAACTGCGTGCATTCGGGGGTCGAGTGTGA
- a CDS encoding pyruvate ferredoxin oxidoreductase encodes MDWPDTYQAEYIALTQLQADALATADRKLADSASAFVETVSPAEILRP; translated from the coding sequence TTGGATTGGCCCGACACCTACCAGGCCGAGTACATCGCACTGACCCAGCTGCAGGCGGACGCGCTGGCCACTGCGGACAGGAAACTCGCCGATTCGGCGAGCGCGTTCGTCGAAACCGTTTCTCCAGCAGAGATTTTGCGGCCATAG
- a CDS encoding cellulose-binding domain-containing protein, whose protein sequence is MAGWDKYVKRWRTALHVIVSALIVAIPGLVITPVAHAAAPAARIWVSSTWQTGFIGHFTIVNSSPVPLSDWKLEFDLPMGESVSHTWSSNLTRYGTHYVLTPANWNRIIAPGGTATGGLRGVLSGSYVPPSNCVLNGQYLCT, encoded by the coding sequence ATGGCGGGATGGGACAAATATGTGAAGCGCTGGCGCACAGCGCTTCACGTCATCGTGTCGGCGTTGATAGTTGCCATCCCCGGGCTCGTCATCACTCCCGTAGCCCATGCGGCTGCGCCTGCGGCGAGGATATGGGTGTCATCGACATGGCAAACCGGTTTCATCGGCCACTTCACGATCGTCAACTCGAGTCCGGTGCCGCTATCGGATTGGAAGCTCGAATTCGACTTGCCGATGGGGGAATCCGTCTCGCACACGTGGAGTAGCAATCTCACGCGGTATGGCACGCACTATGTGCTCACGCCCGCGAATTGGAATCGCATCATCGCACCCGGCGGTACCGCCACCGGCGGCCTCAGAGGCGTGTTGTCTGGCTCGTACGTACCACCGTCGAATTGCGTGCTCAACGGACAGTATTTGTGCACCTAG
- a CDS encoding LGFP repeat-containing protein, protein MRMNAYRHTAVVGLATVALITAGCSNGTGVDASAPPQVELIVTSATEAPAQPEEVKLMGERDVEVTLTGPIAAKYSSATEDQKDALGKPLTGDRNAGARESGVAFQQFQGGVITAKNDEAGTPAYITWGKIREAWNVPRDKDGVPAVTGDNGSVGPLGAPTSDESAVDGLLVETFDHGKVTYNSKTRQVEVTVNGKVVPSGL, encoded by the coding sequence ATGAGGATGAACGCATACCGCCACACGGCCGTCGTCGGCCTGGCCACCGTCGCACTGATCACTGCGGGCTGCAGCAACGGCACAGGCGTCGACGCATCGGCGCCGCCTCAGGTCGAATTGATCGTCACCTCCGCGACCGAAGCCCCTGCGCAACCCGAAGAGGTGAAGCTGATGGGGGAAAGGGATGTCGAGGTTACGCTGACCGGCCCGATCGCTGCCAAGTACTCGTCGGCAACCGAGGATCAGAAGGATGCTCTCGGCAAGCCGCTGACGGGTGACCGCAACGCGGGGGCACGGGAGAGCGGAGTGGCTTTCCAGCAGTTCCAGGGTGGCGTGATCACCGCCAAGAACGACGAGGCGGGCACGCCTGCCTATATCACCTGGGGCAAGATCCGGGAGGCCTGGAATGTCCCACGCGACAAGGATGGCGTGCCTGCGGTCACCGGCGATAACGGCTCGGTGGGTCCGTTGGGCGCCCCCACCAGCGACGAGAGTGCCGTCGATGGTCTGCTCGTGGAGACGTTCGACCACGGCAAGGTCACGTACAACTCGAAGACCCGTCAGGTCGAGGTGACGGTCAACGGCAAGGTCGTACCGTCCGGGCTGTAG
- a CDS encoding IclR family transcriptional regulator → MAVKGSSTAARVLTVFEAVAANEPVGVAALARMLEIDKSAVQRALVTLSDQGWIQACEEQMTRWETTPRILNIAHSSHAKSDLRHNIQLALEQLAMQTGETAIFNEPDGPQLVVSQVAESRQELRMVPRIGAIVPARDSATGRILLPFLSIERQTELLGAPPDAEFLHLLDACRARGYAASSEVDAPSMTIAAPVFKVDGRPIGVVAISGPAERMSSDSHPRLAELVCQTANLLSRNVPQPTRS, encoded by the coding sequence ATGGCCGTCAAGGGCAGTTCCACCGCTGCACGGGTACTGACCGTGTTCGAGGCGGTGGCCGCCAACGAGCCTGTCGGCGTCGCAGCGCTGGCGCGGATGCTGGAAATCGACAAAAGCGCGGTGCAGCGCGCACTCGTGACGCTGTCGGATCAGGGTTGGATTCAGGCGTGCGAGGAGCAGATGACGCGGTGGGAGACGACCCCGCGCATCCTGAACATCGCCCACAGCTCGCACGCCAAGTCCGACCTGCGCCACAACATCCAGTTGGCGCTCGAGCAGCTCGCGATGCAGACCGGCGAAACCGCGATCTTCAATGAACCGGACGGCCCGCAGTTGGTGGTGTCACAGGTAGCGGAGAGTCGGCAGGAACTGCGTATGGTGCCGCGCATCGGCGCCATCGTCCCCGCGCGCGATAGCGCCACCGGCCGCATCCTGTTGCCTTTCTTGAGCATTGAACGGCAGACCGAACTCCTCGGCGCACCGCCTGATGCGGAGTTCCTGCACCTCCTCGACGCATGCCGCGCGCGTGGCTACGCCGCCAGCAGTGAGGTGGACGCCCCCTCCATGACCATCGCCGCACCGGTGTTCAAGGTCGACGGTCGCCCGATCGGCGTGGTGGCGATCAGTGGACCGGCCGAACGGATGTCATCCGACAGCCACCCCCGCCTGGCCGAGCTGGTGTGCCAGACAGCGAATCTGCTCTCACGCAACGTTCCACAGCCGACCAGGTCGTAG
- a CDS encoding TauD/TfdA dioxygenase family protein, which produces MSPIHVRPLRDDLSFGARVTGVTLALLEDQQVRDRLRRVFHERGMILFEEVEPDGGLQVEISKVFGPLKDHPVPSVPRAGGALHPGVIEIGQAPREGNIVEVDGKEVTSWLPWHFDHCYNNELNLAGVLRCVTGVSEGGETGFADGIHLYKTLSPKLRRQIEDRNILYSLNLRFAEMRFGLADGFREIQPHVRLQATIDYGKNLPRAIHPAVWMRDTGEKVLHISPWMAEGIEGDETSDGDELLEAVCREMLAGLTPYFHKWRPTDMVIWDNLRMLHAVSGHDPDEPRTMHRTTIQGDYGLGYFEGNVQGDKILEMTV; this is translated from the coding sequence ATGTCACCCATCCACGTCAGACCCCTTCGGGACGACCTGTCGTTCGGCGCGCGGGTCACCGGCGTCACGCTCGCACTGCTGGAGGACCAACAGGTCCGCGACCGCCTCAGGCGCGTCTTTCACGAGCGCGGGATGATCCTGTTCGAGGAGGTCGAGCCCGACGGCGGGCTGCAGGTGGAGATCAGCAAGGTTTTTGGCCCGCTGAAAGACCATCCGGTTCCCTCCGTGCCGCGAGCCGGGGGAGCGTTACACCCAGGCGTCATCGAAATCGGCCAGGCTCCGCGTGAGGGCAACATCGTCGAGGTCGACGGGAAAGAGGTGACTTCATGGCTGCCATGGCATTTCGACCATTGCTACAACAACGAACTGAACCTGGCGGGCGTCCTGCGGTGCGTGACCGGTGTCAGTGAAGGGGGAGAAACCGGCTTCGCCGACGGCATCCACCTCTACAAGACTCTGTCGCCGAAATTGCGCAGGCAGATCGAGGACCGCAACATCCTCTACTCCCTGAACCTGCGCTTCGCCGAGATGCGCTTCGGCCTGGCCGATGGGTTCCGGGAGATCCAGCCGCACGTGCGCCTGCAGGCGACGATCGATTACGGCAAGAACCTTCCCCGTGCTATCCATCCCGCGGTGTGGATGCGCGACACCGGAGAGAAGGTGCTGCACATCTCGCCGTGGATGGCAGAAGGCATCGAAGGTGACGAGACGTCCGACGGGGACGAACTCCTCGAAGCGGTGTGCAGGGAGATGCTGGCCGGCCTCACGCCGTACTTCCACAAGTGGCGCCCCACTGACATGGTGATCTGGGACAACTTGCGGATGCTGCACGCCGTCAGTGGCCACGATCCAGACGAGCCGCGCACCATGCACCGCACCACGATCCAGGGGGACTACGGTCTGGGCTACTTCGAGGGCAACGTACAGGGCGACAAGATCCTCGAGATGACGGTCTGA
- a CDS encoding dihydrofolate reductase family protein — protein MGKLIYGFNVSVDGYIADAQGKIDWSDPSEEVHQYWNDFERETALAFYGRRLYELMSAYWPTADKAPDATPLIVDFAQIWRDMPKVVFSRTLESVDWNSRLERGDPVEVVTRLKAETEGNLEVAGAMLAAPIVQAGLVDEYRIVIAPTAVGGGTPFFPTLPSWISLRLLENRTFPCGTVLLRYETKHD, from the coding sequence ATGGGCAAACTCATCTATGGCTTCAACGTGTCGGTGGACGGCTACATCGCCGATGCACAAGGCAAAATCGACTGGTCGGATCCGAGCGAAGAGGTGCACCAGTACTGGAACGACTTCGAGCGGGAGACCGCCCTGGCGTTCTACGGGCGGCGACTCTACGAACTGATGTCCGCGTACTGGCCGACCGCCGACAAGGCTCCGGACGCCACCCCGCTGATCGTCGACTTCGCGCAGATCTGGCGCGACATGCCCAAGGTCGTGTTCTCGCGCACCCTGGAGTCGGTCGACTGGAACTCCCGCTTGGAACGCGGCGACCCGGTCGAGGTGGTGACGAGGCTGAAAGCCGAAACCGAGGGCAATCTGGAGGTGGCCGGCGCGATGCTGGCCGCACCGATTGTGCAGGCCGGCTTGGTCGATGAGTACCGGATCGTGATCGCGCCCACCGCCGTGGGTGGCGGCACCCCGTTCTTCCCGACACTGCCGTCATGGATCTCGCTGCGACTGTTGGAGAACCGCACCTTCCCGTGTGGCACGGTACTGCTGCGCTACGAGACGAAACACGACTGA